The Lycium barbarum isolate Lr01 chromosome 9, ASM1917538v2, whole genome shotgun sequence genome has a segment encoding these proteins:
- the LOC132609721 gene encoding receptor-like protein Cf-9 homolog gives MMMVPKIFCLLQFFTLLYLPTETFASTEEETALLKWKATLQNQNNSLLASWRPSSNACGDWHGVICFNGRVNGLNITNASIIGTLYDFPFSSLPFLEYLDLTMNNFYGTIPAEIGNLTNLIYLDLRINKISGTIPPQIGSLAKLQTLRIFDNHLNGSIPSEIGNLRSLTTLSLGTNFLNGSIPISLGNLTNLSFLYLYRNQLSGSIPKEIDYLRSLTKLDMRTNSLNGSIPASLGNLNNLTYLHLFDNHLSGSIPKQIGYLRSLTTLSLGSNSLNDSIPASFVNLNNLSLLYLYKNQFSGSIPEEMGYITSLTELDLSTNSFSGSIPASLGNLNNLSLLYLYDNHLSGSIPEEIGYLTSLTELDLSNNSFGGSIPALLGNLNNLSHLYLYNNHLSGSIPKEISYITSLTKLDLSNNSLNGSIPSLLGNLNNLSLLYLYDNHLSGPIPQEIVYLRFLSKVDLATNYLNGSIPASLGNLNNLYLLYLNDNHLSGSIPSSICNLTSLRILDLSRNNLKGEISQCFGNMSGYLEVLDMQHNNLSGTVPTTFSIGSVLRSFNLHSNELEGKIPVSLANCKELQVLDLGDNHLIDTFPMWLGTLPKLQVLSLRSNKLHGPIITSRNESMFVELRIIDLSCNDFSGNLPTSLFQHLKGMRTIDQIIKSPSYIGDGYYHDSTTIATKGLELELVKILTIYTAIDISSNRFGGHISSIMGDLIALRVLNLSHNEFQGHIPPSLGNLSVVESLDLSFNQLSGEIPQQLSSLTSLAFLNLSHNYLQGCIPQGPQFATFQKNSYEGNDGLHGFPVSKSCGNDWIPETNYTGSILDDQESNSEFLKDFWKAALMGYGSGLCIGLSIIYFIISTGNLKWLARIIEELEHKNIMRRRKVQQSQRNSRRRNNPV, from the coding sequence ATGATGATGGTTCCCAAAATATTCTGTCTGCTTCAGTTCTTCACTCTCTTATATCTCCCTACAGAAACTTTTGCTTCCACGGAGGAAGAAACTGCTCTCCTAAAATGGAAAGCAACTTTACAAAACCAGAATAATTCCTTATTGGCTTCATGGAGACCAAGTTCTAATGCATGCGGGGATTGGCACGGAGTTATATGCTTTAATGGTAGGGTAAACGGGCTGAATATTACAAACGCTAGTATCATTGGTACCCTCTATGATTTTCCATTTTCATCACTCCCTTTTCTTGAGTATCTTGATCTTACGATGAACAATTTCTATGGGACCATCCCAGCTGAGATTGGTAATCTCACTAATCTTATCTATCTCGACTTGCGCATCAATAAGATTTCAGGCACAATCCCACCACAAATAGGCTCACTAGCCAAGCTTCAGACCCTCCGCATATTTGACAACCATTTAAATGGTTCCATTCCTTCAGAAATAGGTAACCTACGGTCTCTTACTACCCTATCTTTGGGTACTAACTTTCTTAATGGTTCTATCCCTATTTCATTAGGGAACTTGACCAATTTGTCTTTTCTATATCTTTATAGAAATCAGCTTTCTGGCTCCATTCCTAAAGAAATAGATTATCTAAGGTCTCTTACTAAGCTAGATATGCGTACTAACTCACTTAATGGTTCTATTCCTGCTTCATTGGGGAATTTGAACAACTTGACCTATTTGCATCTTTTTGATAATCACCTTTCTGGCTCTATTCCTAAACAAATAGGTTACCTAAGGTCTTTGACTACACTATCTTTGGGTTCTAACTCTCTTAATGACTCTATTCCTGCTTCATTCGTGAACTTGAACAACTTGTCACTTTTGTATCTTTATAAAAATCAGTTTTCTGGCTCCATTCCTGAAGAAATGGGCTACATAACGTCTCTTACTGAGCTAGATTTGAGCACCAACTCTTTTAGTGGTTCTATTCCTGCTTCGTTGGGGAATTTGAACAACTTGTCTCTTTTGTATCTTTATGATAATCACCTTTCTGGCTCCATTCCTGAAGAAATAGGTTACCTAACGTCTCTTACTGAGCTAGATTTGAGTAATAACTCTTTTGGTGGTTCTATTCCCGCTTTATTGGGGAATTTGAACAACTTGTCCCATTTGTATCTTTATAATAATCACCTTTCTGGCTCTATTCCCAAAGAAATAAGTTACATAACGTCTCTTACTAAGCTAGATCTGAGCAATAACTCTCTTAATGGTTCTATTCCTTCTTTATTGGGGAATTTGAACAACTTGTCCCTTTTGTATCTCTATGATAATCACCTTTCTGGACCCATTCCTCAAGAAATAGTTTACCTAAGGTTTCTTTCTAAGGTAGATTTGGCTACTAACTATCTTAATGGTTCTATTCCTGCTTCGTTGGGGAATTTGAACAACTTGTACCTTTTGTATCTTAATGATAATCACCTTTCTGGCTCCATTCCTTCATCTATTTGCAATTTAACATCACTACGAATTCTAGATTTATCGAGAAACAATCTTAAGGGAGAAATTTCGCAATGTTTTGGCAACATGAGTGGTTACCTTGAGGTTTTGGATATGCAGCACAACAATCTTTCAGGGACTGTTCCAACAACTTTTAGCATTGGAAGTGTACTCAGAAGCTTCAACTTGCATAGCAATGAACTAGAGGGGAAAATTCCCGTATCTTTGGCCAATTGCAAAGAGTTGCAAGTTCTTGATTTAGGAGACAATCATCTCATAGACACATTCCCAATGTGGTTGGGAACTCTTCCAAAGCTACAAGTTTTAAGCTTGAGATCAAATAAATTGCACGGACCCATTATAACTTCAAGGAATGAAAGCATGTTTGTTGAGCTTCGCATCATCGATCTCTCTTGCAATGACTTTTCGGGAAACTTACCGACGAGTTTGTTTCAACATTTGAAAGGCATGAGGACAATTGATCAAATAATTAAGTCACCAAGCTATATCGGAGATGGATATTACCACGATTCTACAACTATAGCAACCAAAGGTCTAGAGCTTGAACTTGTCAAAATTTTGACTATTTACACCGCTATTGATATTTCAAGTAACAGATTTGGAGGACATATTTCAAGTATTATGGGAGATCTTATTGCACTTCGGGTGTTAAATTTATCTCATAATGAATTTCAAGGTCATATACCACCATCACTTGGAAATTTATCTGTAGTTGAATCATTGGACCTTTCATTTAACCAGCTTTCGGGAGAGATACCAcaacaactttcttctcttacttctctTGCATTCTTAAATCTCTCCCATAATTATCTCCAAGGGTGCATTCCTCAAGGACCTCAGTTTGCTACATTCCAAAAGAACTCATATGAAGGTAATGATGGATTACATGGATTTCCAGTTTCAAAAAGTTGTGGCAATGATTGGATACCAGAGACAAATTATACCGGATCTATTCTAGATGATCAAGAAAGCAACTCTGAATTTTTGAAAGATTTTTGGAAAGCTGCTCTTATGGGCTATGGAAGTGGATTGTGTATTGGATtatccataatatatttcattATTTCAACTGGAAATCTGAAATGGCTTGCAAGAATCATTGAAGAACTagagcacaaaaatattatgcgaAGGAGAAAGGTGCAGCAAAGTCAAAGGAATAGCAGAAGAAGAAATAACCCCGTGTAG